Proteins co-encoded in one Setaria viridis chromosome 9, Setaria_viridis_v4.0, whole genome shotgun sequence genomic window:
- the LOC117836578 gene encoding uncharacterized protein: MGRDPAACCAAVSMAPPPARLLLVLMAAVTVILAAPAPAMGAWVDYPSGVPCGETIPVEQCDPGDAAANSACMDMCHYGGCRRGGQCVSLGFGRGRGCHCKC, from the exons ATGGGTCGCGATCCTGCTGCATGCTGCGCCGCCGTCTCCAtggcgccgcccccggcgcgCCTCCTGCTAGTTCTCATGGCCGCCGTGACCG TGAtcctggcggcgccggcgccggcgatgggggCGTGGGTGGACTACCCGTCAGGGGTGCCGTGCGGGGAGACGATCCCGGTGGAACAGTGCGACCCCGGGGACGCGGCGGCCAACAGCGCGTGCATGGACATGTGCCACTACGGCGgctgccggcgcggcggccagtGCGTTTCGCTCGGCTTCGGCCGGGGACGGGGCTGCCACTGCAAGTGCTAG
- the LOC117836580 gene encoding uncharacterized protein, translating to MASVSVAPPHARALLVLVVTLTAALMAAAPPPARAAWVESDYPSSVPCGVTIPVEQCDPAADAANAACRDMCHYGGRRGGRCVSPGRLALVQGCHCRC from the exons ATGGCGAGCGTCTCCGTGGCGCcgccccacgcgcgcgccctcctcgtcctcgtggTCACTCTCACCG CGGCtctcatggcggcggcgccaccgccggcgcgggcggcgtggGTGGAGTCGGACTACCCATCGAGCGTGCCGTGCGGGGTGACCATCCCCGTGGAGCAGTGCGACCCGGCGGCCGACGCGGCCAACGCCGCGTGCAGGGACATGTGCCActacggcggccggcgaggcgggcggTGCGTCTCCCCCGGGCGGCTCGCCCTGGTGCAGGGATGCCACTGCAGGTGCTAG